Proteins from one Acropora muricata isolate sample 2 chromosome 9, ASM3666990v1, whole genome shotgun sequence genomic window:
- the LOC136928044 gene encoding uncharacterized protein has translation MEEPRTRFILLQDRVEEILERSMLTLGFGTKLTPTLLLKGELLEALPENEQPGDSTRIALGGIDRKLRVECRMEDVMKLTVQEVDLLLAISSATLRYQICFDRKRLDFGKRLDFGSQVLVSINGVSKKLSGVVWFKGELPNSTGTMFGIELHKNPGFGTSDGTFRNKKYFQCAPDSGVFVGLDKLDPLEDDNSELRTPSKSPKRDDQIGQVNFESILDLVIPSFFKGKRDLKFHLPRHFDTLKIDQRVVTFCDKGTPFRGTVRYTGDVEDSSGHVQTVVGLELDERYGHGTGKWEGNQLFVCKRDYAYFVDIENIMLEEDFDRVTEGAKKKATSQKQDKQLRDPKMQERRHDKEMPSRSLSYNVQREASDRASKRTVRRSNSFNSAAVIVAAGESSKTDTREFIEKQQQLLDDFKKCPTSDEDITMNDDKRTAYSEYVKVGKDGNEEAWKSYSNIGEYVTAMQLDPEIGQYPRRHVPEVSAGRTRESEIGSTLSQEPSVIAGSLREGQQIEEVQDKQFEENASSRQSTSPDSTSLEEALEDIQRLKNKSNRLKLDKCQWEKEKNDVQEENRELVVQNNSLQTDLRAKESQVHELETSLTTAQQALEDMQQLKDENIGLKLEKCQWEKEKNDMQEEKDELVVQSNSLQTDLRAKEAQVHDLETSLTTAQQAVEDMQLLKDEHNRLKLENCQLEKEKNDVQEEKDELVVQNNSLQTDLRAKEAQVHRLETTLATAQRALEECQQMKDPCDWVVSRDEVQITGKCLGVGGWGKVSLGTFRGCKVAVKEIHELILSPYNRRLFEREMNIASKCRHPCLLQFIGATNDDGIPLFITELLDTSLRALLEQRQLADTEISIISLDVSLALNYLHNMKPSPILHRDVSSANVLLWRQGDQWRGKVSDYGTAKFVQQTMTRAPGAVIYSAPEAVSSNQTPKVDVYSFGVLLCEMCIREMPDPQRRHQQVLLVKSHVLRNLVCECVQDNPAERPEMSEIIKEIERFER, from the exons ATGGAAGAACCCAGAACTAGATTTATTCTTTTACAAGATCGTGTTGAGGAGATACTGGAAAGAAGCATGCTAACTCTTGGTTTTGGTACGAAATTAACACCAACACTATTGCTAAAGGGCGAGTTACTTGAAGCGTTACCCGAAAACGAACAACCAGGGGACTCAACAAGGATAGCTCTCGGTGGAATCGATCGAAAATTGCGCGTTGAATGTCGTATGGAGGATGTAATGAAACTAACAGTGCAAGAGGTTGATTTGCTTTTAGCCATTTCCTCGGCTACATTAAGGTATCAAATATGTTTTGACAGAAAACGGCTTGATTTTGGGAAACGCTTGGATTTCGGAAGTCAGGTTTTGGTTTCAATTAACGGTGTTTCCAAGAAATTGTCTGGTGTAGTGTGGTTCAAAGGAGAGTTGCCCAATTCAACTGGCACTATGTTCGGAATTGAATTGCAT AAAAATCCAGGCTTTGGAACATCTGATGGAACATTtcgaaacaaaaaatatttccagTGTGCTCCAGACTCCGGTGTTTTTGTTGGACTTGATAAACTTGATCCATTAGAAGATGATAATTCAGAGTTAAGAACTCCTTCCAAGTCACCAAAGAGAGATGACCAAATTGGTCAAGTTAACTTTGAATCAATACTGGACTTAGTTATTCcatcttttttcaaaggaaaacgTGACCTTAAGTTCCATCTGCCAAGACATTTTGATACtctaaaaatcgaccaaagagTTGTGACATTTTGTGATAAAGGGACCCCTTTCAGAGGAACAGTACGTTATACTGGTGATGTAGAAGATTCAAGTGGACATGTTCAAACTGTTGTGGGGTTGGAGCTG GATGAAAGGTATGGACATGGAACTGGCAAATGGGAAGGAAACCAGCTCTTTGTGTGTAAGAGGGATTATGCCTACTTTGTTGATATTGAAAATATCATGCTAGAAGAAGATTTTGACAGAGTTACTGAAGgggcaaagaaaaaagcaacgTCACAAAAACAGGATAAACAGCTCAGAGACCCAAAAATGCAGGAAAGAAGACATGACAAGGAAATGCCTTCAAGGTCGTTGAGTTATAATGTTCAACGTGAAGCCTCAG ATAGAGCAAGTAAGAGAACTGTAAGgcgatcaaattcattcaattcagCAGCTGTCATAGTTGCTGCTGGAGAAAGCAGTAAGACTGATACCAGAGAATTCatagaaaaacaacaacaactgcttGATGATTTCAAAAAGTGCCCCACCTCTGACGAAGACATCACAATGAATGATGATAAAAGAACAG CGTATTCTGAGTATGTGAAGGTTGGCAAAGATGGTAATGAAGAGGCATGGAAGAGCTATAGCAACATAGGTGAATATG TGACTGCAATGCAACTAGATCCTGAAATTGGCCAATATCCAAGACGACATGTCCCAGAGGTCAGCGCTGGAAGAACGAGAGAGTCTGAAATAGGGAGCACTTTGTCACAAGAACCTTCAGTCATTGCTGGGAGTCTCAGGGAAGGCCAACAGATTGAAGAAGTACAGG ATaaacagtttgaagagaatGCATCTTCAAGGCAATCAACTTCACCTGACTCAACTTCACTTGAAGAAGCTTTGGAGGACATACAGCGactgaaaaataaaagcaatagatTGAAGCTTGACAAATGCCAATGGGAGAAAGAGAAGAATGATGTGCAAGAAGAAAACAGAGAACTTGTGGTTCAAAATAATAGTTTGCAAACAGATTTGAGAGCAAAGGAGTCCCAGGTTCATGAACTGGAAACATCTCTCACCACAGCTCAACAAGCTTTGGAGGATATGCAGCAATTGAAAGACGAAAACATTGGATTGAAGCTTGAAAAATGCCAGTgggagaaagagaaaaatgacaTGCAAGAAGAGAAGGATGAACTTGTGGTTCAAAGCAATAGTTTGCAAACAGATTTAAGAGCAAAGGAAGCCCAGGTTCATGACCTGGAAACATCTCTCACTACAGCTCAACAAGCTGTGGAGGATATGCAGCTACTGAAAGACGAACACAACAGATTGAAGCTTGAAAATTGCCAgttggagaaagagaagaaTGATGTGCAAGAAGAAAAGGATGAACTTGTGGttcaaaacaatagtttgcaAACAGATTTGAGAGCAAAGGAAGCTCAGGTGCATAGACTAGAAACAACTCTTGCTACTGCTCAAAGGGCACTGGAGGAGTGTCAGCAAATGAAAGACCCTTGTGACTGGGTAGTTTCTCGTGATGAGGTTCAAATTACTGGCAAATGCTTAGGGGTGGGAGGGTGGGGAAAAGTCTCACTTGGAACTTTTAGAGGCTGCAAAGTTGCTGTGAAGGAAATTCATGAGCTGATTCTCTCACCTTACAATAGACGTTTATTTGAAAGAGAAATGAACATTGCATCGAAATGCCGCCATCCTTGTTTGCTTCAGTTTATCGGAGCAACAAATGATGATGGAATTCCTCTTTTTATCACTGAGCTCCTGGATACAAGCTTGCGAGCTTTGCTTGAGCAGCGTCAACTGGCTGACACCGAAATATCCATCATTTCTTTGGATGTATCTCTTGCATTGAACTATCTTCACAACATGAAGCCGTCTCCCATTCTACATAGAGATGTCAGTAGCGCAAATGTGTTGCTTTGGCGACAGGGTGACCAATGGAGAGGGAAAGTGTCAGATTACGGCACTGCTAAATTTGTGCAACAGACTATGACAAGAGCCCCAGGTGCTGTGATTTACAGTGCACCAGAAGCAGTTTCATCGAACCAAACGCCCAAG gttgatgtttacagctttgGTGTTCTTCTCTGTGAAATGTGCATTCGGGAAATGCCAGATCCACAAAGACGTCATCAACAAGTTCTTCTTGTGAAAAGCCATGTTTTAAGGAATTTGGTGTGTGAATGTGTACAGGACAATCCAGCTGAGAGACCAGAAATGTCAGAAATTATCAAAGAAATAGAAAGGTTTGAAAGATGA